From a region of the Polynucleobacter corsicus genome:
- a CDS encoding BCD family MFS transporter, which yields MSIAISQPLLNLSTFGWLSIVRIGLVQACIGAIVVMTTSTLNRIMVVELALPASLPGFLVAIHYFVQVIRPRMGFESDSGAKKTPWILGGITLLAIGGFGATIATTLMGVHLLLGIASAIVAFFFIGVGVSMSGTSLLALLAKGVSDERRAAAATTVWLMMIFGFAMTSGIAGKFLDPYEPEKVILISGIISLSAMALSFAALFKLEGHDLQNSRANIDKKVPFKKALSDILADPDTKRFTIFIFLSMLAFSAQDLILEPFAGMIFNYTLGETTSLSGIQHAGVLTGMLLVAVCGSSRLRQYFGSLRSWMIYGCLASALAMFGLVLAGLLEGDWPLKPNVFLLGLANGAFSIAAIASMMRLAVVGGAGKEGVRIGLWGGAQAIAFGMGGLIGAGASDLARSIFTNPAFAYSSVFFIEALLFVVSAYMASLVERKNSTTSQAR from the coding sequence ATGAGTATTGCAATCAGTCAACCGCTATTGAATCTCTCGACATTCGGATGGTTGAGTATCGTTCGCATCGGACTTGTACAAGCCTGTATTGGCGCTATTGTGGTGATGACTACATCCACCTTAAATCGAATCATGGTAGTAGAGTTAGCCTTGCCAGCAAGTCTCCCAGGTTTTTTAGTAGCGATTCATTATTTTGTGCAAGTCATTCGCCCCAGAATGGGTTTTGAGTCCGATAGCGGGGCTAAGAAAACCCCTTGGATATTGGGTGGAATCACTTTATTAGCTATTGGCGGTTTTGGTGCCACTATTGCAACAACATTAATGGGTGTGCATCTTCTTTTAGGTATCGCTTCAGCGATTGTTGCTTTCTTCTTTATTGGCGTAGGCGTGAGTATGAGTGGCACATCTTTGCTAGCACTGCTGGCTAAGGGTGTGAGCGATGAGCGTAGGGCAGCTGCCGCTACGACTGTATGGCTCATGATGATTTTTGGCTTTGCCATGACCAGTGGTATTGCTGGAAAATTTCTAGACCCGTATGAACCAGAAAAAGTAATCTTGATCTCCGGCATCATCTCTTTATCTGCTATGGCACTTTCTTTCGCAGCCCTGTTCAAGCTAGAAGGTCATGATCTACAAAATAGTAGAGCGAATATAGACAAAAAAGTCCCCTTCAAAAAAGCTCTGAGCGATATTTTGGCTGATCCAGATACCAAGCGATTTACGATCTTTATCTTTTTATCGATGCTGGCATTTAGTGCGCAGGATTTAATTCTGGAGCCGTTTGCAGGAATGATTTTTAACTACACCTTAGGTGAGACAACCAGCCTATCAGGTATTCAGCATGCTGGCGTATTGACTGGAATGCTATTAGTTGCCGTATGTGGATCGAGTAGATTGCGTCAATATTTTGGCTCACTACGCTCATGGATGATTTATGGATGCCTTGCATCTGCATTAGCCATGTTCGGATTAGTCCTGGCTGGCTTACTAGAGGGTGACTGGCCATTAAAGCCCAATGTATTTTTGCTGGGCTTGGCCAATGGCGCTTTTTCAATTGCGGCGATTGCCTCCATGATGCGATTAGCAGTGGTGGGCGGAGCAGGTAAAGAGGGTGTGCGCATTGGGCTTTGGGGTGGTGCTCAAGCCATTGCCTTTGGCATGGGTGGACTGATTGGGGCTGGGGCTAGTGATTTAGCTAGATCCATTTTTACTAATCCTGCCTTTGCATACTCCAGCGTCTTTTTTATCGAAGCATTGTTGTTTGTCGTTTCAGCATATATGGCCTCTCTAGTTGAGAGAAAAAATAGCACTACGAGTCAAGCGAGGTAA
- the chlG gene encoding chlorophyll synthase ChlG, translating into MNLPDPKAILTLLKPITWFPPMWAFACGSITGSEKIADNLPIFLLGLALTGPLVCASSQAVNDWFDRHVDAINEPMRPIPSGRIPGRWGLYIAIIWSLISIWVGSYLGPIGFAATLLALVLAWLYSMPPIRFKNNGWLGNLACGISYEGLAWVTGATLISGGGMPSKPSLILAGLYSASAHGIMTLNDFKAIEGDRQMGVRSLPVQLGAKRAAQVAAAFMLIPQVVVLCLLLSWGKEMYALVIGLLIVAQVILLRDFLKRPIEKALFYSGFGVPVLVAGMMVSAFAVTGMES; encoded by the coding sequence ATGAATCTGCCTGATCCGAAAGCAATTTTGACGCTTTTAAAGCCCATTACTTGGTTCCCGCCAATGTGGGCTTTTGCTTGCGGATCCATCACTGGCAGCGAAAAAATTGCAGACAATCTACCCATTTTTCTCCTTGGATTGGCTCTCACTGGCCCACTAGTTTGTGCTTCAAGTCAGGCAGTGAACGATTGGTTTGATCGACACGTAGATGCGATTAATGAACCTATGCGTCCAATACCTTCAGGTCGGATACCTGGTCGTTGGGGTCTATATATCGCGATTATTTGGTCTTTGATTTCTATCTGGGTGGGAAGCTACCTGGGTCCGATTGGATTCGCGGCAACCTTATTAGCCTTAGTGCTTGCCTGGCTCTACAGCATGCCGCCAATCCGCTTTAAAAATAATGGCTGGCTTGGGAATCTTGCCTGCGGAATTAGTTACGAAGGTTTGGCGTGGGTTACTGGCGCTACCTTAATCTCAGGCGGCGGAATGCCAAGCAAACCATCGCTCATACTTGCTGGCCTTTACAGCGCAAGTGCTCATGGCATCATGACCTTGAACGACTTCAAGGCGATTGAAGGTGATCGGCAAATGGGAGTGCGCTCCTTGCCAGTACAACTCGGAGCTAAAAGAGCAGCGCAAGTTGCAGCAGCATTCATGTTGATCCCGCAGGTAGTGGTGCTATGCCTGCTTCTATCTTGGGGCAAGGAAATGTACGCCCTAGTCATTGGCCTACTGATCGTAGCTCAAGTGATTTTATTAAGAGATTTTTTAAAGCGACCTATAGAAAAAGCACTTTTCTACAGCGGCTTCGGGGTGCCTGTCTTGGTTGCTGGAATGATGGTTTCTGCTTTTGCAGTGACGGGGATGGAGAGCTAA
- the ispH gene encoding 4-hydroxy-3-methylbut-2-enyl diphosphate reductase: protein MLSNKTIFLAQPRGFCAGVERAILIVEEALRIYGAPIYVRHEIIHNAYVVKDFESRGVIFINELDHVPQGAILIFSAHGVSQAVRIEADNRQFKVFDATCPLVAKVHAEVVRLKERGYQIIMIGHRGHPEVEGTMGQVDSSIYLIEDVQDVAKLHFEENALIAYVTQTTLSVDETLEITKALVEKFPNIHAPKRQDICYATQNRQDAVKAMVPQVDLVVVVGSPNSSNSKRLQELAQSMHVPAYLVDDPAQLQGEWFDGVRNIGVTAGASAPEALTAQIVEAIGLFSSGTVSPLRGIEETVNFSLPKELLRAA from the coding sequence ATGCTTTCAAATAAAACAATTTTCTTAGCTCAACCCCGCGGTTTTTGTGCCGGAGTGGAAAGGGCTATTTTGATAGTGGAGGAGGCATTAAGAATCTATGGCGCGCCGATTTATGTTCGACATGAAATCATCCATAACGCCTATGTCGTGAAAGATTTTGAATCTCGTGGCGTAATCTTCATCAATGAATTGGATCATGTGCCACAGGGCGCCATTCTGATTTTTAGTGCGCATGGTGTTTCGCAAGCAGTCAGAATTGAGGCAGATAATCGTCAATTCAAAGTATTTGATGCGACCTGTCCATTGGTGGCTAAGGTGCATGCTGAAGTAGTCCGCTTAAAAGAGCGTGGATATCAAATCATCATGATTGGACATCGTGGCCACCCAGAGGTTGAGGGTACGATGGGGCAGGTGGATTCTTCGATCTATTTGATTGAGGACGTGCAAGATGTTGCCAAACTTCACTTTGAAGAAAACGCACTCATAGCTTATGTCACTCAAACAACCCTATCGGTTGATGAAACATTAGAGATCACCAAAGCATTGGTGGAAAAGTTCCCGAATATACATGCACCAAAACGCCAGGATATTTGTTACGCCACTCAGAATCGTCAGGATGCCGTTAAAGCAATGGTTCCTCAGGTTGATTTAGTGGTGGTAGTCGGTAGTCCAAATAGCTCTAACTCTAAGCGTCTTCAAGAGTTGGCCCAAAGCATGCATGTTCCTGCATATTTAGTAGATGACCCCGCTCAGCTGCAAGGAGAGTGGTTTGATGGGGTGCGCAACATTGGCGTAACCGCAGGAGCTTCCGCCCCAGAGGCATTAACAGCCCAAATCGTGGAGGCTATTGGCCTATTTTCTAGTGGAACCGTTTCACCACTCCGGGGAATTGAAGAAACGGTGAATTTTTCACTACCAAAAGAGCTTCTCAGGGCGGCCTAA
- the puhE gene encoding putative photosynthetic complex assembly protein PuhE: protein MYFWISPLIFTVFIWWFSTGLILKVHSLPKRFFKSIFVASIAVLLLAFWGLSISSQQATIAGAYCSFTCAIIIWGWQELAFLLGYITGSRRSECPSGLSPMTRAWYAFQTINYHELALLSLGVILFFINLDSVNQTGFWTFVILWGMRQSTKINIFLGVLNFNESFLPQHLQYLVTYFRRRAMNYLMPFSILVSVMILIPIWSSAGVDSSPFDRASYALLGTLLALGLLEHLFLILPFPSELLWKWGYKKNH, encoded by the coding sequence ATGTATTTCTGGATAAGCCCGCTGATATTCACCGTCTTTATATGGTGGTTTAGTACAGGGCTTATTTTGAAGGTGCATAGCCTTCCAAAACGTTTCTTTAAATCTATATTTGTAGCCTCAATTGCAGTTCTATTGCTCGCTTTTTGGGGTCTATCTATTTCTAGTCAGCAGGCAACGATCGCTGGCGCTTACTGCTCATTCACTTGCGCAATCATTATTTGGGGTTGGCAGGAGCTGGCTTTTCTTTTGGGCTACATCACTGGATCAAGGCGTTCAGAATGTCCTAGTGGACTAAGCCCCATGACCAGAGCTTGGTATGCATTTCAGACAATCAATTATCACGAGCTGGCATTACTCAGCTTGGGAGTGATTCTATTTTTTATTAATCTGGATTCAGTCAATCAAACTGGATTTTGGACTTTTGTCATTCTCTGGGGTATGCGCCAAAGCACGAAGATCAATATCTTCTTGGGCGTCCTCAATTTCAATGAGTCTTTTCTACCTCAGCACTTACAGTACTTAGTCACCTACTTTAGACGCAGGGCAATGAATTATCTGATGCCATTTTCAATCTTGGTTTCAGTGATGATATTAATTCCGATCTGGTCAAGTGCTGGAGTGGATTCCTCTCCTTTTGATAGGGCCTCATATGCTTTGCTAGGAACCCTATTGGCTCTGGGTTTATTAGAGCATCTCTTTTTAATCCTGCCGTTTCCAAGTGAGCTGCTTTGGAAGTGGGGCTACAAAAAAAATCACTAA
- the acsF gene encoding magnesium-protoporphyrin IX monomethyl ester (oxidative) cyclase, which translates to MSTNAPTMDTVRPINESTDRALESTILSPRFYTTDFDEMDRFDISSVKPEWDKLMQEFESDINQAHFQRPEDMSKDYSHLPEGLYQEFLDFLISSITSEFSGCVLYSEIKKSIKNPDLKDLFSYMARDESRHAGFINQWLKDFGIGVDLGFLARTKKYTFFKPKFIFYATYLSEKIGYARYITIYRIIQNKPELRFHPIFLWFEKWCNDEFRHGEAFALLMRSTPRLLNGGNRLWIRFFLLAVYATMYVRDHSRPEFHKALGVSPTDYDRKVLEITSDITKQVFPFTINLDDPRIWEYFEKLRVISDEVDHLKQVGGVFSAIKRGALVVVATATFLRLYMLPVVPNELPSDIRMAPVW; encoded by the coding sequence ATGAGCACTAATGCCCCCACCATGGATACAGTTCGCCCCATTAATGAATCAACTGATCGCGCTCTAGAAAGTACGATTTTAAGTCCTCGGTTTTACACCACTGATTTTGATGAGATGGATCGTTTTGATATCAGCTCAGTAAAGCCTGAGTGGGATAAGCTCATGCAAGAATTTGAGTCAGACATTAATCAGGCTCACTTTCAGCGTCCCGAAGATATGTCTAAAGACTACTCCCACTTACCAGAGGGCTTGTACCAGGAGTTTTTGGATTTCTTAATTAGCTCCATAACTTCAGAGTTCTCAGGTTGTGTTCTCTATTCAGAGATTAAAAAGTCGATTAAGAATCCCGACTTAAAAGACTTGTTCTCCTACATGGCGCGTGATGAGAGCAGGCATGCCGGTTTTATTAATCAATGGCTCAAAGATTTTGGTATTGGGGTTGATCTAGGATTTTTAGCCAGGACTAAAAAATACACTTTTTTTAAGCCAAAATTTATTTTTTACGCGACTTACTTATCTGAAAAAATCGGCTACGCACGTTACATCACGATTTATCGCATTATTCAAAACAAGCCAGAATTGCGCTTTCATCCGATATTTCTCTGGTTTGAGAAATGGTGTAACGATGAGTTTCGTCACGGCGAAGCCTTCGCCTTATTAATGCGTTCCACGCCGAGGTTACTCAATGGTGGCAATCGACTGTGGATTCGCTTCTTCTTATTGGCGGTATACGCCACGATGTATGTGCGTGACCATTCCAGGCCAGAGTTTCATAAAGCACTTGGGGTATCGCCAACAGACTATGACCGCAAGGTATTAGAAATTACTTCTGATATTACTAAGCAGGTTTTTCCTTTTACCATCAACTTGGATGACCCAAGAATTTGGGAGTATTTTGAAAAGTTGAGAGTAATTTCAGATGAGGTAGATCATTTGAAGCAGGTGGGTGGTGTTTTCTCAGCCATCAAACGAGGTGCTCTAGTAGTCGTAGCTACTGCTACCTTCTTGCGTCTTTACATGCTGCCCGTAGTTCCGAATGAATTACCGAGCGATATTCGCATGGCACCCGTTTGGTAA
- the puhC gene encoding photosynthetic complex assembly protein PuhC, whose protein sequence is MNPIRIQNYIAIFVVTVLVGVVFLVANAVQSGKSETQVDASVIAKKALFFRDLPDGSVGVISASSGKMIAQVEGQAGFVRGILRALARERRIQQITSDDAFELMSRSDGRLTLVDLATGNRIDLESFGRDNAAQFAAFLNSAGQ, encoded by the coding sequence ATGAATCCTATCCGCATCCAAAACTACATCGCAATTTTTGTGGTGACAGTTTTGGTGGGGGTAGTTTTCCTGGTTGCCAATGCCGTTCAGTCTGGTAAATCAGAAACGCAGGTAGATGCTAGTGTGATCGCGAAAAAAGCACTGTTTTTTAGGGATCTCCCTGATGGATCGGTAGGGGTTATATCAGCTTCTAGTGGGAAAATGATTGCACAAGTAGAGGGTCAGGCTGGTTTTGTCCGGGGAATTTTGCGAGCTTTGGCTCGTGAACGTCGCATTCAGCAAATTACCAGCGATGATGCATTTGAATTAATGAGTCGATCTGATGGCAGGTTGACTTTAGTAGATCTAGCAACGGGCAATCGGATTGATTTGGAATCATTTGGTCGAGATAACGCGGCGCAGTTTGCTGCATTTTTAAATAGCGCGGGGCAATAA
- the puhB gene encoding photosynthetic complex putative assembly protein PuhB, which produces MSLNIPSSPEHEFEPELGLPEKLPEGERILWQGSPDVKAMLLRVFHLSGLLIYFGLILLYQIVTGVTDGEVLSAIFFSSLRIAIFSAIGLSLVALLAYLMASTAVYTITNKRVVMRIGIVLNMTFNFPLRMIESADCCVTKQGTGDISLKLSKETKIAIFHLWPHSRPSHWASPQPTLRCIDNCSEVAKILVDAWATQNNVIARSVQAAQSNPSMVNTPYSGAEAA; this is translated from the coding sequence ATGAGTCTGAACATTCCTAGTAGTCCAGAGCATGAGTTTGAACCAGAGCTGGGACTTCCAGAAAAGTTACCTGAGGGCGAGCGTATTTTGTGGCAGGGCTCGCCTGATGTGAAGGCGATGCTTCTGCGAGTGTTTCATCTCAGCGGACTATTGATTTATTTTGGCCTGATCCTGCTCTATCAGATTGTCACAGGTGTGACTGATGGTGAAGTCTTAAGTGCGATATTTTTCTCCTCCTTAAGGATTGCGATTTTTTCAGCCATTGGCTTATCTCTAGTTGCCTTGCTTGCTTATCTCATGGCATCCACTGCGGTCTACACCATTACCAATAAGCGCGTAGTAATGCGTATTGGGATTGTGTTGAATATGACCTTCAATTTCCCTCTCAGGATGATTGAGTCGGCTGATTGCTGCGTCACTAAGCAGGGCACGGGAGATATTTCTCTAAAGCTCAGTAAAGAAACAAAAATTGCGATATTTCACTTATGGCCGCATTCAAGACCATCCCATTGGGCTAGTCCTCAGCCTACTCTCAGGTGTATTGACAACTGTTCCGAAGTAGCCAAAATTTTGGTTGATGCTTGGGCTACTCAGAATAATGTCATTGCTCGCTCAGTTCAAGCTGCTCAAAGCAATCCATCGATGGTGAATACCCCTTACTCAGGGGCAGAAGCAGCATGA
- the puhA gene encoding photosynthetic reaction center subunit H, translating to MGTGAITQFIDVAQLAFYLFLLFFVGLVIYLTLEGKREGFPLETERFGKVRREDGILGMPKTKKYVTEFGKTYYAPLETPPDTERLSAEPIHPWNGAPIAPIGNPLLAGVGPGSYANRADHVDYDLEGHARIRPLSKLNDFAIAKQDTNPIGLNVIGADGHKAGVVKDVWVDHMEMMIRYLEVDAKGTTVLLPVNFSRIGKQDVQVVSILADQFAAVPKTKNPEQITLLEEEKIMSYYGAGTLYATPERQEPLI from the coding sequence ATGGGTACTGGTGCAATTACACAATTTATAGATGTCGCTCAATTAGCGTTTTATCTATTTCTACTTTTTTTTGTTGGTCTAGTGATATACCTAACATTAGAAGGAAAGAGAGAGGGTTTCCCTCTTGAAACCGAGCGCTTTGGCAAGGTTCGACGCGAAGATGGCATTTTAGGTATGCCAAAGACGAAGAAATATGTCACTGAATTCGGCAAAACCTATTACGCCCCTTTAGAAACGCCGCCAGATACAGAGCGTTTATCGGCAGAACCAATTCATCCGTGGAATGGCGCACCGATTGCCCCAATTGGCAATCCATTATTAGCAGGAGTAGGGCCAGGTTCTTATGCCAACCGTGCTGATCATGTTGATTACGATCTAGAGGGCCATGCGCGCATTCGTCCACTGAGTAAGTTAAACGATTTTGCAATTGCAAAGCAAGATACTAATCCAATTGGCTTGAACGTGATTGGCGCTGATGGTCATAAGGCCGGCGTTGTGAAAGACGTCTGGGTTGATCATATGGAAATGATGATTCGCTATCTAGAGGTTGATGCAAAAGGTACGACGGTCTTATTACCAGTGAATTTCTCACGTATTGGCAAGCAAGATGTGCAAGTGGTATCAATCCTTGCAGATCAGTTTGCTGCCGTGCCAAAAACAAAAAATCCAGAGCAAATTACCTTGCTGGAAGAAGAGAAGATCATGTCGTACTATGGTGCTGGCACTCTTTATGCCACTCCTGAACGTCAGGAGCCACTAATATGA